In Hirundo rustica isolate bHirRus1 chromosome 2, bHirRus1.pri.v3, whole genome shotgun sequence, one genomic interval encodes:
- the MID1IP1 gene encoding mid1-interacting protein 1: MMQICDSYSQKYSLFNAMNRFIGAVNNMDQTVMVPSLLRDVPLLLEELDAAGAVCPPRDDALPPGDPGAYFSRRDMYSHYMLLKSIRNDIEWGVVQPAAGEEAARKKDKLGGGPAEEGEGEEDLEQQFHYHLSGLHSVLSKLTRKANVLTNRYKQEIGVSSWGQ; this comes from the coding sequence ATGATGCAGATCTGCGACTCGTACAGCCAGAAGTACTCCCTCTTCAACGCCATGAACCGCTTCATCGGCGCCGTCAACAACATGGACCAGACGGTGATGGTGCCGAGCCTGCTGCGCGACGtgccgctgctgctggaggagctggacgCGGCGGGAGCCGTGTGCCCGCCCCGGGATGATGCCCTGCCGCCCGGCGACCCCGGCGCCTACTTCTCCCGCAGGGACATGTACAGCCACTACATGCTGCTCAAGTCCATCCGCAACGACATCGAGTGGGGCGTGGTGCAGCCGGCGGCGGGCGAGGAGGCCGCCCGCAAGAAGGACAAGCTGGGCGGCGGGCCCGCCGAGGAGGGCGAGGGCGAGGAGGACCTGGAGCAGCAGTTCCACTACCACCTCAGCGGACTCCATTCGGTCCTCTCCAAGCTCACCCGCAAGGCCAACGTCCTCACCAACAGATACAAGCAGGAGATCGGCGTCAGCAGCTGGGGGCAGTGA